The following are encoded in a window of Castanea sativa cultivar Marrone di Chiusa Pesio chromosome 5, ASM4071231v1 genomic DNA:
- the LOC142633930 gene encoding uncharacterized protein LOC142633930, which yields MQQEIRDGEGSEDMKPQSQDQRLKPMQLENQQQQQQPQQPQKCPRCESLNTKFCYYNNYSLSQPRYFCKTCRRYWTQGGTLRNVPVGGGCRKGKRAKTSSSSSSSENSRSQQPQQAVQQQNLTNPPAVIPSNPAITTSPALRTKEHGILASPSAPSIPSISPYYAAGGYLSSLAAIQSLNQSQTFSQALGIGDDLGGSSNLSLLQGFSVPSFGSQQHQRQIQQTQFYQMGNRDRNMEHLYPTEETLIQSNRPTSSSQHDWHHGFINNTNNQTASDSALWTMSTATTTTATGNTNNTNNTGSTLNPSQWPDLPGYGPRS from the coding sequence ATGCAGCAAGAGATTAGAGATGGAGAAGGATCAGAAGACATGAAGCCACAAAGTCAAGACCAAAGATTGAAGCCTATGCAACTGGAAAatcagcagcaacaacaacagccGCAGCAGCCTCAGAAATGCCCTCGCTGTGAGTCTCTCAACACCAAGTTTTGTTATTACAACAACTATAGCCTGTCTCAGCCGCGTTACTTCTGCAAGACTTGTAGAAGGTATTGGACTCAAGGAGGAACCCTCAGAAACGTTCCTGTTGGTGGTGGTTGTCGAAAGGGAAAGCGTGCTAAAACCTCATCATCATCGTCTTCTAGCGAGAATTCAAGGTCTCAGCAGCCACAACAAGCagtacaacaacaaaatttgacaaacCCTCCTGCTGTAATTCCTTCTAATCCAGCTATCACAACAAGTCCAGCTCTAAGGACTAAAGAACATGGTATTTTAGCTTCACCTTCCGCACCATCAATCCCTTCAATTTCACCTTACTATGCGGCAGGTGGGTACTTGTCTTCTTTGGCAGCAATTCAATCTTTGAATCAATCACAGACTTTCAGTCAAGCTCTCGGTATTGGAGATGATTTAGGGGGTTCTTCAAATTTGAGTCTGCTACAGGGTTTTAGTGTCCCTTCTTTTGGGTCACAACAGCATCAAAGGCAAATTCAGCAAACCCAGTTTTATCAAATGGGTAACAGAGATAGAAACATGGAACATCTCTATCCGACTGAAGAAACTTTGATTCAATCAAACAGGCCTACAAGTTCTTCACAGCATGATTGGCATCATGGCTTTATCAACAATACAAACAATCAAACGGCCTCTGATTCTGCTTTGTGGACTATGAGCACCGCCACCACAACCACCGCAACTGGTAACACTAACAACACTAACAACACTGGCTCTACTTTGAATCCAAGTCAGTGGCCTGATCTGCCAGGGTATGGCCCACGTTCGTGA